In the Vicinamibacteria bacterium genome, GCCTCCCCGAGCGCAGGAGCTCTCATCGAAGCGAGATACGCGGTCGTGGCGTGCGTGACGCGCACGAAGCATTACCAACAACTCACCGCTCTCGCATCTGGCAGGTGATCATCGTGTAGTCGAGGAGACTCATTTCGTCGCCAGTAGGCTCGCGAAGCCCAAACAATAGTCGGGTGCGCACCTCGATGCTCTCGAGAAGGGCCTCTCCCAACCGGAGCGCATCCATTGCCCGCTCGTGGCTGTAGCGAGTGAGGAAGTCGAGCGCGAGCGCGTCGTGCTTCGCCGCGAAGAGCGCTTCAGCGGTTGCTTCCACCGTCC is a window encoding:
- a CDS encoding peptidase U34 — protein: SFLTRDWQIREATLFAGRLFKRLMYYTCDRPEKFLPEVTEALTAFEDGMIAESGTVEATAEALFAAKHDALALDFLTRYSHERAMDALRLGEALLESIEVRTRLLFGLREPTGDEMSLLDYTMITCQMRER